The Anser cygnoides isolate HZ-2024a breed goose chromosome 20, Taihu_goose_T2T_genome, whole genome shotgun sequence genome contains the following window.
GCTGTACAGCAGCCCTTGGggctccccagctcctccagctgcactGGCAGCCCCCCTGCCTGACCTTGTTGCGTCCCCCCATGGCTTTGCATCCTTCACCccagtgccctgcagcagccagcaagACTCCAATAAACACAAGAAAAGGGTCTGTGTACAGGCAAGTCACCTCTCAACTGCCCCAGCACTGCCTCCACCCTGGGCTGAGCCTGCTGGTGCCGCAGCTGCGCCCTGGCTCACTGCTAGTGGCCTGGGGGGAGTCAGTGTGGTACTGGGAGCCGTGTagccccctcctgtccccaagGACCCCACAGCCCTTTGTCCTTTCCCTGAACCTCACCTGAACCATGCAACAGTAAGGCAGGAACAGTGACATTTCCTGATTTACTCTGCAGTGCTGTAGTGTAGCCTGGCCGAGTGAGAAAAAGCCCAGATTGCCCAGTAGCCCATGGCAGCATGGCCTGGGGAACGCACGTGGTGCTGTAGGCTGGGAGGacttggggggcactggggacctGTGCTCGATCAGCTCTTCTCCTCGGGGACCTCAGGGAAGGaaaccacagccctgcagcagtccTGCTTCCCATTCCCAGAGTCACCGGGGCGGTAAAAGAAACCATACCCCTGCCCCTGCACTGGGGACCACGGTCCCCAAGGGGCTGCTGCCATTTGAGCCAGACCCATAGCATTGCCTGGCTGAACTGTACGGCCAGGCTGGGGGCATCCCTTCAGCACGCTGTTCTCTGCAGGGGCTTGGCCCAGGGCCGCAGGGTTAACCCTGGGGGTGCAGGACCGCCCCCCCAGCCTGACGTGCAGCCTAGCCGGGGCTGTTTTGGGTGAGCGGTGCCAACCCCCGTGGTGCAggcagggaggttggagggCAAGGGGTACAGcccccagagcagcccctggcCATTTCTGCTGATGCAGGAAGCTGGAAAGCCCCTtccctatagcccccccccccccccccgcccccggcagGCTGATCCGCAGCCCCTGGGGTGGGAGCAGCACCCCGCCCTCAGCACCGGCATTTTGCAATCTTAGTGGGAACTGGTAACACATGTTGTTTATCAGGGACTTATGTAAGGAACCGCCACGTGACTCGCCCGAAGCCAGCCACTGTCCCCGCTGCCCACGTGTAGGGCGGCCGCGTCCAGCTGCGCTTACAGACCCCCCAGGCTGCCTCCGAGCCTGCTGCGCCGCGCGGTCTGgatgtccccagcccctctggTACAGCGCGCTGTACCCAgccgcagggctgctccccagaAGTGCCTGTGTCGTGGTGGAGACGCGGCACGGCAGTGGAGTTCCTGCCCAGCCCATGTGTCTGGGGTGAACTTGTTTGTAGGGTGCAGATGCCCAGGCACCACAGCTGTGCCTGTCTCGTGTTGCTGTCAGTGCCCCTGCGCTCCTGGGCTTGCCGTGGGCCAGCACCCAGCTTTGCCACCCCAAAAGAGCTGAGTGAGGGGGGCCCTTGGGTCCCCTCATGCCACCCTGGCAGGGAATCAGGGCAGCTCCGTGTCCATGCACAGCACAGAACAGTGGGGACCCACGTGAGTGCCCCATGCCTCCGTTTCCCAATGGATAGAGCTCTttccagcacccagcaccccgagGGCCCATGGCATGCACCCACACCAGCTGAGGATGGACTCGTACCAAGGCTGAGCCTGAGACTGGCATGCAGCGGCTCTGTCCCGCTCTCATGATGTTCAGTCCTACCCAGATCcgcttttgttttggtttattaaATCCACAGAGCTGGGGCCAGCTCGGCTCCCAGCACGTGTTGTGCAGGGCAGGCCGGGCTCGCAGCTGGATGCGGGGAAGGGAATGTGCTCAGGCGGTCAGGCAGGGTGGGCTGCCGggagggaaaaaacagctgTTGTGAAAACACGCTCCTTACGTAAAGATCCTTGGCAGGGCcgtgctgcagggagagctgcaggctggcagcacaAGCGCCTGCCAGAGccatggccctggggcagcaCGGCCAGGCTGGTGCTGTGTCCTGTGCAGCcagccctgtcccagccccgtgGGAACCACTGCTGACACCCAGTGACGACCCGCAGCacgagggctgggggtgctcggGGTGTCCCCAGCGCAGCTCCTCTTGGCTGCTGGGTGGCGTGGGGGAGGTCCTTCTGGCTGTGTGCTGTTGTCTGGGGAGCTGGCCACTGGGGTCTGGCTCCCCGCTGGCCGCAgtgtcccccagcacccctctgcACACCCTCAGGGTGCTCCACAGCTGCATCCTGGTGGGGCTCACCCCGGCACGTGGCAACCGAGGTGCAGTTTCAGGCAATGCAGGGATggatttgggattttgggggggtgtccCATGGGAGCACCCAAAGGTGCCTATGAGTCCCACAGGTCCGATCAGGACTCAGTAGGTACTTGGTGTTCCCTCTGCCTTGCTTGGGCACCTCTCCAAGTCTGAGTTCTGCAAAGCGGGCAGCCAGCGAGCCCTGACCCACAGTGCTGCCCCTCTGgcatccccagccccctgcctgtGCCGGTGGCAGCACTGCTCCCCCCCATTCCCAGCACTCTGCAGCTCTGGGGGCAGGGACAGCCAGCGAGCTGGCTGCAAGCTGTGTTTTTGCTGCGGAGCAGTTTGGCATCCCAAGGCAAACATGTAATATCAACAGGAGGGAAATTTTTGCAGGTTCCCAGCCTGCCCTTTGGATTCAGCTCTCGCCCCTGCTCTTGCTTGCATAACAGCACGGGGGGAGACGGGCTGGCCTGCCCAAAGCGCAGGCCCCCCGGGACCGCTGTACTGCCTGCCCATAAATAGGGGCTCAGCAGAGtgtccagcactgcagcactgacTGCACCTCCCACTCGGCTCGGCTCAGCTCCTGCTcagctcggctcggctcggctcggggAAAGCAGGCACCGGGGACATGCAAGCCACACTGCTCAGCATcctggggctggccctgctcGGGGCGCTGCACGCACAGGACAACATTCCAATACAAGCCAACTTCCAGCAGGACAAGGTGACCCAGCCCGACCGGCCTCACCTGCGTGGGGGCAGGGGCGTGCGGGACGCTCGTCTCCCCAAGACCGTGCAGAGAGGGGGTTATTGATGGGTTAGGGGCCAGCCTCTCCAGgtgcagggaggagggggggcaCCTGATGCATCTTCATCCCCTGTCCCTGGGGACCTCAGTTTGCTGGCTCTGAAGGGGATGCAGGATCCAGGATCCAGCCTGTGGGGTAGGACAGAGCAAATGTGGGGCCGGCCTGCCTCCTGTGCCGTGGGGTGTCCATAGATGCACAGGAATTTTGGAGAGGGGACTGAGGAAAGCAAGCTCAGTTTGATAGGCAGTGCGGAGGTGGGCCATGgatctccctccccagcagagcccacCCACCCCCAGTCCAGGACCCCAAAAAACACAGGCTGTTGTGCCGGCGGAGCCTACAcacccctctcccctcccagcctctggGTACTGGCATGCTCAGGGTGCCAGCAAGGCCCTTCCTCCCTCCACAGTGGGCACGACACAGCAAGGAGAGCCCTGGGGTCCCACTGAGCTGCAGGAAGGGTCATGCTGCCAGGTCCTCCAGAGGTGCTCTGCTGGGGGGCACGGCCACCCGAGGGAGGTGATAGGGATGGAGGCACGTCCATGCTGGCCCCAGTCTGGGCTGGACCATGGTCCTGACCCCTTCCTTGTGCCATGGACAGATGCAAACAGCGTTTCTGGTCTGGGTGGTCCTATCCTTCCACCAGGGCGCATGGGAAGGAAAACCCCTGAGTGGTGGGCAGCGAAAGGCATGTCATTAACCAGGGCTCACGTTGGGATTTGTGGACATCGAGGGCTGTAGCAGCTCCTGGGGGTGTGAGGACTCCAGGCACGGTCCTGCCACAAGGCCCAGGCTGGCAGGGACGGGAGAgatgggctgggctggggcacccGGCCCCGCGCTGAGCAGAGGTTATGTGCAGCTCACGGGGAGATGGTACAGCATCGGCCTGGCCTCCAGCTCCAACTGGTTCAAGGACAAGAAGCACCTGATGAAGATGTGCACCACGGTCATCGCTGTCACCGCAGATGGCAACCTGGAAGTCAACTCCACCTACCCCAAGTACGAGCAGGCGGCAGGGGGGCAAGCtgtgggggacgtgggggcagCTCTGGGCGCTCCCTGCTCCCGGGCTGGTGTgtgggcgctgggggggggcagcagtgctgtgcctggggCTGTGCGCAGGCTGAgctccagcctcctccagccccgctgACATTCTTGTGCTGTGCTCCCCAGGGGTGACCAGTGCGAGAAGAGGAACAGCCTTTACGTCAAGACGGAGCAGCCCGGGCGGTTCAGCTACACCAGCCCACGTGAGCATCCGACCCCACCGAGGGGCTCCTGGCACCTCCTCTGGCAGGGCAGGATGGAGCTGGGGTGCAGCCcgtgctcctgccccagccaggaCACCTCGGGGCGGCTCACACCCTGCAGGAGTCTGTGGCTCCCCTGTGGGGTCTGGGCTCGGTGCTGGGGGCTGAGATGTGCCCATTCCATCCTTCGCAGGCTGGGGCAGCAAACACGACATCCGCGTGGTGGAGACCAACTATGATGAGTATGCTTTGGTGGCCACCCGGATCTCCAAGAGCACCGGCACCTCCACCATGGTGCTGCTCTACAGTACGTCCTTGCCAGCCCCCATGCCAGCCCCCCTGCGCCTTGGCAGATGGGGCCCCCAGGGTGTTTTGGTGGGGATCTATCCCACGGGAGGGGGCAGCAGGACAGCCCATGGCATGGCTGGGTAGGGTCCCCCTTCCTTGGCCCCTGCCAAGTCCTTCATGGATTTCCCATGCCCTGGGGCCATCCTGCAAGGGACAGGGGCCACCTCTCACCCTGCTTTTGGCTGCAGGCCGGACTAAGGAGCTCAGTCCCGAGCGCCTGGAGAGGTTCACCCAGTTCTCCAAGGAGCAGGGTCTGACGGATGAAGAGATCCTCATCCTGCCTCAGACAGGTAAGAGCAGGCAGAAACagagggggcagcggggagcagaGAGCCTACATGTCTGGGCACCGTGGTTCAGCCCCCAGTGCCTCTGGACAGAGGTGGGGGTCCTCAGAGGGATGTGCTGGGGCGAGCCCCACACCAGGTCCTGACGCTGTCCCCACCCCATGGAGGGGCtgatctctgcttttcttcttcctacaGACAAGTGCATGGCAGAGGCTGCCTAGGTGAGTCCTGCCCTTGCTGGGGCTCAGACCAgctcggggggggctgggggtgccctgAGCCTCCCCATCCCGCGGAACCCCTGCCTCTTCCAGCCCATCAGGCTGCTCAGccgcagcccagctcctctTGCTGGGATATCTCCCATCCCCCTGCGGCAGGTCCCACCGCATCCCCATGGGGTGGCTCTGGATGGTGGGTGCCTGCCCCCTCAGTGTGGGGCTGCcagggccaccagcaccccGTATGCCCCCCGCCTGCCCGCTCAGCCATGCTCGCCTCCCCTCTCTTCCAGGCAGACCCACCAGCTGCTGCCGACCGGAGCCCCAAGAGCGCTGCAAGGTGGTGGcagccccatcctgtccccagcaCCGTATCTATCCACTTCACTTCCTGGCTTTGCACCCCATGCCTGTACCCTCACCCCCATTAAAGCCCATATAAAACACCAGCTCCTTGACCGTGTCTTCTGGGTCATTGTGGGGGGGCACCCTGATGGGCCCTTCCGAGGTCTCCCTTGCTTGGgcttgtggggagggggctgcagcgggggggggggggggggggggggttgctgcTGCATTCAGACCCCATGTGTGCTTGTGGGGTGCTTCCTGGCCATGAACCTTGTCCTGTCTGGGGATGAAAGGCTCCCAGGGCTGGGACCAGCTGCAGGGATCAGCTCCAATCTGCCCTCTCAATCACTCTGGGCAGTTCCAGCTTCTCTGCCCCAGTTTCCCCTCCAGAGAGCAGGCTGGCAGCATGGGGATGGGGCAATGGGTGATTGCAGGGGGGATAGACATCAATGTCTGTGAATGTCAGATGTAGCTCAAAGCGGTCCCCTGccgtggctggggagcagggtcTGTTCCCAAGGGCACTGGGCTGCAGCTCGACCCCAGGCTAAAACCCCAGCCCAACCGCCCTCCTCCTTGAGACAGGACCCATCCTGACATGGCCAGACCCTGTGGCCAGAACATGACAGCTAGGAGGGGAGTGGTGAGGGCACCCTCTGTGCCCGTGTCCCCGTCTCTGGACACCCCACCAGCACAGGACGTTGCCCAGTCCCGAACATGCTCTGTGCTGGGTCTCACACAAGGCTGCATTCAGTCGGGACTGGGCAATTAAACTGGGAAGGGGCCAAAGCTGTCACCTAACACGGGTACGAGTTATCAGTGCTCTTGTGTAACCTGTTGCATAAagggggggtgggcagggactgctgccagcagtgggGGCTATAAAGGTGGGTGTGAGAAGAGGCAGGACTGCGTAGCCTCTCCAGCCCGTATCCAGACGCCGGAGCAAGGATGACCACAGTGCTGCCGAGCCtggtgctggccctgctctgcctgctgagGGCAGGTGCCGAGGTCCCTGTGCAGCTGGACTTCAACATGGGGAAGGTAACAGCACAGGGTGCCAACCTGGCCAGTCctgtctgggctggggcagggtgACTGTGCTGCGTCCCCGGGCACCCCCtggtcctgggcacccctgGGCACCCCCCAGTCCCAGCTCAGTCTGCTCCAGGGCTGTTGCTGCGAGGCCATGGATGCTTGTGCAAAACCAGGTCAGTCCTGGACGACTGTAGCCCATCTCCTGCCACAATGGGCAGTCCCAGTGATGGCCCCACTGCGGGGATACACCCTGGGGCTGCGATGGTGCCAGAAATTCGGAGCTTTCCCAGAGAATATGGGAGGACTCCATGCCACCACCCTGGCACAGGACAGGCAGTGCTCTGCACACAAGCAGGTGATGGGTCCCCATGTTAGACTTGGCTGGTCCCTACAGCAGGAGGCAGGTCCTTGCGGAGGGTGGCAGGTCCCCTACCACAGGCTGTCAGGTCCTACGATGGGAGGGCAGGTCCCCATAGCATGTGACAGGTTCCCCGTGGCAGGTCCCCCACATCTTTCCCGAACCCCGCTGGTGATGGCTTGCTGCAGTTTGCAGGGAGGTGGCACATTGCGGCTGCCATTTCCAACTGCCCCGTGTTCCTGAGCATGAAGGACAAGATGAAGTCATCCATCGCCACCATCAGCTTCACGCCGGAGGGGCACCTGGCTATGGAGGCTATCTTCCCCCTGTGAGTGCCCAGCTCTGTTGCGCGGCTGTGGTGGGCTCTGCTGCAGATTGATTTGGTGCACGTGGTGTTCCCCTTGGGCCAGGCACTGCCCTGcctgtggctgcagctgggtgGGCAGCATAGtcctgcagatgctgctgccctgccacgCTGCCCTGCCACACCGTCCTGCCGCCATGCTGGCTTCGAGCAATGTTTGCTGTTCCAATTTTCTCCTTCCAGGCCAGAAGAATGCAAAAAGGTTAAGCTGCTCTTCCAGAAGAGTGGGCAGGCAGGGCACTACACCAGCACAGGTATGTGTGGGcagagggaccccaaaaatgcaggacaggcagcacaggtCCCCTCCGTGCCCAGGGGACAGCGGGAGGCGGGTTTGGCCCCCGTGCCTCCATCACTTGGTGCGGGTCAGGCCgcgagcaggcagcagctcagccgAATTGCACACAGCTGCTGGCTCAGAGGCAGCAGTTCGCTTCTCAGACCCCAGTGGGGCACATTTGGGCCAGGGCCCTGCGTCGCGTCACCTGACCGGGCGCTGTCTGGGGTCCTTTcagaaaatcaagaaaaaacGGACCTGCGCGTGATGGAAACGGACTACCAGCACTACGCCATCGTGTACACCCTGAGGGACCGCGGCCAGGAGCCCAGGACCATGCTGCAGCTCTACAGTGGGTGTCGCAGCGGGGATGGGcaccccagggcagggctgggccacGGGCAGTGGTGGGTGGCAGGGTCGGTGCTCCCCATCGCCACCCAGGGCCACCACATCGGCATCCCAGTGTGCCGGCACCGAGCCACACCCCAGGAATTCACCTTGGGGTGAATGAAACATTGCAGcaccaaaatccccagtttaCTCTGGTTTCCACCAGATCCTTGCCTGTAGTGTTTCGGTCAGGCTGCAGACCCCCAGAgctgccagctgctctgctcggagctgggtgggtgggtgcgcggccccgggggggggttcACTCATCTGGGGTGGGGGTTGTACCCCCTTGCTGCCAGCCTGGCATGGCCGTGGGGTACCCGGCGGCTGTCCTGCGCCTGCTGGGCTCCCTCGCTCACCAGCCTTCACCTTGGGTGTCTGGCTGCAGCAAGGAAGCAGGATGtgagcccccagctcctgcagaagtTCAAAGAGCTCTCCCACTCTGTGGGCCTGACTGAGGACATGCTGGCCATCCTGCCGCAGTCGGGTGAGtgccagggatggggttggCCCGCACGTTCCCTCTGCACCGGGAGGCTCCACAGGTGCTTGGGGCTCTCCACGTGGGAGCACACTCACGGCTCTCTTTCGGTTTAACAGATCAGTGCACCAAGGCTCTCGCATGAGCGTGGCCGGGGGAAGCTGGGCTGAATGGCCCCCCAGTCCCTGCTAATCCTTCGTCCGTCTgtcctgccttcctgcagctgagGGGCTGGCACAAGAACTGTGCCCTCCAGAGCTGGTGGAGTCCAGGCtcagctcccccccccaccccggtaCCCCTTCCCATCCTCTGCCAGACCTGCTGCTCCGCACCAGGAGCGCACCTCTCCTGCTGAAATAAACAGGTGCAGAAGCCGCCCCAGAACTCACTGCTGTTGTTGGCAGGACTGAGGGTGCTGCCACGCAccctgagcccagcagcccTGGACCCAACCACAGGGCAGTCTGGGGGCTCCTTTGCTTCATGGtttgcagagcacagcatggagactggtgtgtgtgggggggggggggggggggtgtctgtggatgtgggtgtgggtgtgtgtgcaCGCGCACGCAcagaggctggggaaggaggtgcACTGGGGGAACCACTGAGGATTTGGGCAGGGGATGAACGAACGGTGTTGACCAGGCAGCCCagcagggtgggcagcaggcagggctgtgcaggcagcctgcatggccctgctgcacGGGCTCTGGATCCATATGGGCTTCTCATCCCCAGGACACCCAGGTCCCTGCTgagcccctgccccggggcacTCAGACCTGCCCAGGGGGGAGTGGGACCGTGCCATGTCTGCTCAGAGACCCCCACAGGTGTCTGCCAGCACCCTCTAGCCATGCTGCAATGAGCCCCAGGGGTGGCAGAGCCCTGCCTCCAGTCCCCCTCCTCCCGCAGCGTggaggcagcccctgccccttcccccccccacccccccaggccccagcaAATGGTGGCCAGGGAAGGGGAGTCCCTCAGTGCCCAGCCAGGCACGGGGCTGTGAGGAGGCAGCACGGACCCGCCTGGGGCTGTGATCCCCGGAGCCCTTTGGAGCCTGGGCACAGCACACCCTGGCATGGAGGGGACGCTCGGCAGTGACAGGAACCAGCGTCACTGGCACCCTGCGCTGGCACCCAGGCTTGGTGTCACTGCCGTGGCAGTGCTGCCCGCAGGCTACGTGCTGGGAAggacctccctgctcctcccggCAAGGGAAACAAGAAGTACTTTTGTTCTTTCACAAGAGACGTAAAATACGggaaaatcttcatttttgtctGTGGTGCAATAGCGGTCCTGCAACTCCGCTACTCAGATCCCTCCTCGGGGCTTGCAacactttcttccttctgtaaGACGCTGTTTACCTTGGGATGGTTTCAGCCCTCCCAAGCCACCACCTCGCCGCAGGCCAACAGCAGCACgcagcgcggggcgggggcagcACGGCGCTATAAAGCCAGAGCCCCGGCACCGCTCCCATCCCGCGGTGACACCACAGGAGGCTGCGCAAGATGAGGACGGTGGTGCTGAGCCTGGGGCTGGCACTGCTCTGCTTGCTGCGtgcagaggctggggctgcggggccggacAGGAGCAAGGTGACACGCAGCACCCCAGGGAGGGAAGCGCGGTCTCTGGTCACCAGGGTGGGGGCAGGAGCGGTGTTtggaggctgggggtggctggggatgctgcagccactgctggctctgctgtctACGAGCACTGGACACCCAGGTGAGGACAGTtacccagccccagcagagggATCCAGCAGGGATTTAGGTGCCCGGATGGGATGCAGGCGCCGTGGCCTGGGTGCCGTGGGAGTTTGTGGGTGTCCTGGCCACTTGGCTCCCAAAAAGGGACAGGTCCTGCCTGGTTCTCTGGACTTACAGCCCATCTATGCTGCCAGATTGCAGGGAAATGGTATGTCGTTGCTCTGGCCTCCAACTCCGAGTTCTACCTCCGTGAGAAGGATAGGCTGAAGATGGTGATGGCCAGCCTCTCTGTCCTGGGGGAGGACAAGCTGAAGGTCTCATTTGCAGCTCTCACGTAAGTGCCAGATGCTTTTCTCCTCGGGCTTCGCTGAAGGACTCTCTCCGGGTCTGCATGCAGGTACCTCTAGCCAGCACCCCAAGAGACCTGGGCAGGGGCTGAATCAGGGACACCAGCTGACA
Protein-coding sequences here:
- the LOC106037158 gene encoding lipocalin, which translates into the protein MQATLLSILGLALLGALHAQDNIPIQANFQQDKLTGRWYSIGLASSSNWFKDKKHLMKMCTTVIAVTADGNLEVNSTYPKGDQCEKRNSLYVKTEQPGRFSYTSPRWGSKHDIRVVETNYDEYALVATRISKSTGTSTMVLLYSRTKELSPERLERFTQFSKEQGLTDEEILILPQTDKCMAEAA
- the LOC106037068 gene encoding lipocalin-15-like, with amino-acid sequence MTTVLPSLVLALLCLLRAGAEVPVQLDFNMGKFAGRWHIAAAISNCPVFLSMKDKMKSSIATISFTPEGHLAMEAIFPLPEECKKVKLLFQKSGQAGHYTSTENQEKTDLRVMETDYQHYAIVYTLRDRGQEPRTMLQLYTRKQDVSPQLLQKFKELSHSVGLTEDMLAILPQSDQCTKALA